A window of the Synechococcus sp. M16.1 genome harbors these coding sequences:
- a CDS encoding helix-turn-helix transcriptional regulator, protein MSRGRLKGSFQLDGSRQLPVLSIQTNQDLLLQGNRRPGVFPLSWSTTDQLPVVRGKGTQPGSLHGFHAGLSDAFVQLPAGDHIQVALVSQTRFEQLATATGDHQTLEVIHRSNSANVHPQRFAEISSLIQAQLMGGGQEDLVEVAVLEALSPHQLQGTASGELGVGGRTDEGSGGLGFKNTGQAITLNDLSATIFASRSSIVHHSRQSFGTGPMALLKQIRLSQVHHALSSPEVQQTIGGSTVHEIACHYGFQSRNHLARDYRNQFGESPSATLQRASAPGMSIQSVSVAQSPQMAMALR, encoded by the coding sequence TTGAGCCGGGGCCGGCTCAAAGGGAGCTTCCAGCTGGATGGTTCACGGCAGCTGCCGGTTTTATCCATCCAGACCAATCAAGACCTGCTGCTTCAGGGCAACCGACGCCCTGGGGTCTTTCCCCTCAGCTGGAGCACCACCGATCAGCTGCCGGTGGTTCGTGGGAAGGGAACACAACCCGGCTCACTGCATGGTTTTCATGCCGGCCTGAGCGACGCTTTTGTTCAGCTTCCGGCAGGGGACCACATCCAGGTTGCCCTCGTCTCCCAGACACGATTTGAACAGCTCGCCACCGCCACCGGTGATCACCAGACGCTCGAGGTGATCCACAGGTCCAACTCCGCCAACGTCCACCCCCAACGGTTTGCAGAGATCAGCAGCTTGATCCAGGCCCAGCTGATGGGAGGGGGCCAGGAGGATCTGGTGGAAGTGGCGGTGCTGGAAGCGTTGTCACCCCATCAGCTGCAGGGAACAGCCAGTGGTGAACTGGGTGTGGGGGGCAGGACTGATGAAGGATCTGGTGGCTTGGGGTTCAAGAACACCGGCCAAGCGATCACGCTCAACGATCTCAGCGCCACGATCTTCGCCTCGCGGTCTTCGATCGTTCACCACAGCCGCCAGAGCTTCGGCACCGGCCCCATGGCGTTGCTGAAACAGATCCGGCTCAGCCAGGTGCATCACGCCCTCAGCTCCCCGGAGGTGCAGCAGACCATTGGCGGCAGCACCGTTCATGAAATTGCCTGCCATTACGGCTTCCAGAGCCGTAATCACCTCGCCAGGGATTACCGCAACCAGTTCGGTGAATCCCCCAGCGCCACGCTTCAACGGGCATCCGCTCCGGGGATGAGCATCCAGTCGGTCTCCGTGGCCCAGAGCCCCCAGATGGCCATGGCCCTGAGGTAG
- a CDS encoding DUF3122 domain-containing protein: MRRLFCCLLAALGLLLLTPGLAWAQVHQHENEDGVAMVRSLESLRDLDYDSWQAVAYREGPPGQPVVLRVVGYPGKLRLDHPVSLQVLAGRREWQLDDITLANPVLATDGRDAAAEFALDPLLDDLSNNRPLRLALPGVFTELPIPPYVVGEWRSLQDLPLS, from the coding sequence ATGCGCCGTTTGTTCTGCTGTTTGTTGGCTGCTCTGGGGCTGCTGCTGCTCACGCCAGGTCTGGCATGGGCCCAGGTTCATCAGCACGAAAACGAGGATGGCGTCGCCATGGTCCGTTCGCTGGAGAGCCTCAGGGACCTCGATTACGACAGCTGGCAGGCGGTGGCCTACCGCGAAGGCCCTCCGGGCCAGCCGGTGGTGCTGCGCGTGGTGGGCTATCCCGGGAAACTGCGGCTCGATCATCCGGTGAGCCTCCAGGTGTTGGCGGGTCGGCGCGAGTGGCAGCTGGACGACATCACCCTGGCCAATCCGGTGCTGGCCACCGATGGGCGCGACGCAGCGGCTGAATTTGCCCTCGATCCTCTGCTGGACGATCTCAGCAACAACCGACCGCTGCGTTTGGCGTTGCCAGGTGTCTTCACCGAGTTGCCGATCCCTCCCTACGTCGTCGGTGAATGGCGCTCCCTGCAGGACCTGCCCCTCAGCTGA
- the ribD gene encoding bifunctional diaminohydroxyphosphoribosylaminopyrimidine deaminase/5-amino-6-(5-phosphoribosylamino)uracil reductase RibD, producing the protein MWELWMRRALALAALAEGHTSPNPLVGAVVLDREGRLVGEGFHSRAGDAHAEVGALRQAGDAARGGTLVVTLEPCCHHGRTPPCSEAVLRAGIGRVVIALEDPDPRVDGGGIRQLRQAGLEVISGVLREEARQQNRAFLHRVRTGRPFGVLKWAMSLDGRTALPNGASQWISGPPARDWVHQLRSGMDAVVVGGGTVRGDDPLLTSRGRRSPEPLRVVLSRSLDLPDRAQLWDTAVAPTLVAHGPDADLRRLPSGPEALGLSACEPQQLMEALAERGCNQVLWECGPELAAAAIQQGCVQEIAAVVAPKLMGGMAARTPLGDLNFSAMDQVLQGQWHQSEPMGNDWLLRWRSGS; encoded by the coding sequence ATGTGGGAGCTCTGGATGCGGCGGGCCCTGGCCCTGGCTGCCCTTGCTGAAGGTCACACCAGCCCCAACCCCCTCGTGGGGGCCGTGGTTCTTGATCGCGAAGGGCGCCTTGTGGGCGAAGGCTTCCATTCGCGGGCCGGAGATGCCCATGCCGAGGTGGGTGCCTTGCGGCAAGCCGGTGATGCGGCCCGGGGTGGAACCCTCGTGGTCACCCTTGAACCCTGCTGCCACCACGGCCGCACGCCCCCCTGCAGTGAGGCGGTGCTGCGCGCGGGTATTGGCCGCGTTGTGATCGCCCTGGAGGATCCCGATCCCCGGGTGGATGGGGGCGGCATCCGTCAGCTGAGGCAGGCGGGGCTGGAGGTGATCAGTGGTGTGCTGCGCGAGGAGGCCCGCCAGCAGAACCGGGCTTTTCTGCACCGCGTTCGCACCGGCCGTCCGTTTGGGGTTCTGAAGTGGGCCATGAGCCTGGATGGCCGCACTGCTTTGCCCAATGGCGCCAGCCAATGGATCAGCGGTCCACCCGCCCGCGATTGGGTGCATCAGCTGCGCAGTGGCATGGATGCCGTGGTGGTTGGGGGCGGCACGGTTCGCGGCGATGATCCGCTGCTCACCAGCAGGGGCCGGCGTTCACCGGAGCCGCTGCGGGTGGTGTTGAGCCGCAGTTTGGATCTGCCGGATCGTGCCCAGCTCTGGGACACCGCGGTGGCACCGACCCTCGTGGCCCATGGCCCCGATGCCGACCTCCGGCGTTTGCCATCCGGGCCTGAGGCACTGGGGCTTTCGGCCTGTGAACCGCAGCAGCTGATGGAGGCCCTGGCGGAACGGGGGTGCAACCAGGTGCTTTGGGAATGCGGCCCTGAGCTGGCGGCTGCGGCGATCCAGCAGGGCTGCGTGCAGGAGATTGCAGCGGTGGTGGCTCCGAAGCTGATGGGGGGCATGGCGGCCCGCACCCCCCTTGGAGATCTGAACTTCAGCGCCATGGATCAGGTGCTGCAGGGGCAGTGGCATCAGAGCGAGCCCATGGGCAACGACTGGTTGCTGCGTTGGCGCAGCGGCAGCTGA
- a CDS encoding potassium channel family protein has product MAKVLVGLVQRLLRRDDTQLKLLLLCTVIATVGFAFPRLVWATYIGYSLIALLLTQVMVGSSNAPNWSDALYRGLGLMALVTMWLWLLTPLELIYSGMPLALSWSVLVGWSVIRLVTRFASTKRVTEALLMGATAGYLHIGLAAGLVMSALETIQPGSFQPLEMANVGDSSVLASARLFSAINYYAFVCLTTVGFGDISPMLPLSRMVSVATSVAGPLYLAAVMGVLIGRFASSLDRQSRER; this is encoded by the coding sequence ATGGCCAAGGTGCTGGTGGGACTGGTTCAGCGGCTCCTGCGGCGTGATGACACCCAGCTGAAGCTGCTGTTGCTCTGCACTGTGATTGCCACCGTGGGCTTCGCCTTTCCCCGCTTGGTGTGGGCGACCTACATCGGCTACAGCCTGATTGCCTTGCTGCTCACCCAAGTGATGGTGGGGAGCAGCAACGCTCCGAACTGGAGTGATGCGCTGTATCGGGGTCTGGGGCTGATGGCCTTGGTGACCATGTGGCTCTGGCTGCTCACGCCCCTGGAGCTGATCTACAGCGGCATGCCGCTGGCCCTGAGCTGGAGCGTGCTGGTGGGCTGGAGTGTGATCCGCCTGGTAACCCGCTTCGCCAGCACAAAACGCGTCACCGAAGCGCTGCTGATGGGTGCCACTGCGGGATACCTGCACATCGGCCTCGCCGCCGGCCTGGTGATGAGTGCTCTGGAAACCATCCAGCCGGGCAGCTTTCAACCCCTGGAGATGGCCAACGTCGGCGATTCGAGCGTCCTGGCCAGCGCCCGCCTGTTTTCGGCAATCAACTACTACGCCTTCGTTTGCCTCACTACCGTCGGCTTCGGGGACATCAGCCCGATGCTCCCCCTGTCACGGATGGTGAGTGTGGCCACCAGCGTTGCCGGACCGCTGTACCTCGCTGCCGTGATGGGGGTGCTGATCGGCCGCTTCGCCAGCAGCCTCGATCGGCAGAGCCGGGAGCGCTGA
- a CDS encoding SOS response-associated peptidase, protein MCGRYCLDTPRAELQQLLRSWLRPEDCAWLEHYAPRELIRPQEPVLAVRREHGEDRLSHMLWGLLPGWVKDPLQAPRPINARAETIAEKASFRGPWRHHRCLLPSTGFFEKGHLIQRKDRQLFWLAGVWDRWIGPDGSEVETCCVITTQPNSLVAPLHDRMPVIIPEGLESIWLEPGDGAHRRALEPMLTPAPAEPWDCRALKPTAVPANKHQQLSLLD, encoded by the coding sequence ATGTGTGGTCGCTACTGCCTCGACACGCCTCGCGCGGAATTGCAGCAGCTGCTGCGCAGCTGGTTGCGGCCGGAGGACTGCGCCTGGCTGGAGCATTACGCCCCCCGCGAGCTGATCCGCCCCCAAGAACCGGTGCTGGCTGTGCGGCGTGAGCACGGTGAAGACCGTCTCTCCCACATGCTCTGGGGCCTCCTGCCGGGCTGGGTCAAGGACCCGCTGCAGGCGCCGCGACCGATCAATGCCCGCGCCGAAACCATCGCGGAGAAAGCCTCCTTTCGCGGGCCATGGCGTCATCACCGCTGCCTTCTGCCGAGCACCGGCTTTTTTGAAAAGGGGCACCTGATCCAGCGCAAAGACCGGCAACTGTTCTGGCTGGCCGGTGTCTGGGACCGCTGGATCGGCCCCGATGGCAGTGAAGTGGAGACCTGCTGCGTGATCACCACGCAGCCCAACAGCCTGGTGGCCCCATTGCACGATCGGATGCCGGTGATCATCCCCGAGGGGTTGGAGAGCATCTGGCTGGAACCGGGTGATGGAGCTCACCGACGCGCCCTCGAGCCGATGCTCACGCCAGCGCCAGCGGAGCCATGGGATTGCAGAGCACTCAAGCCAACTGCGGTCCCCGCCAACAAGCACCAGCAGCTCTCCTTGCTCGATTGA